In Halobaculum sp. XH14, a single genomic region encodes these proteins:
- a CDS encoding tyrosine-type recombinase/integrase, translating into MSDNSDDDIRDQRRELAAAFEQPVDPLAEAAAVFEETEIDPFELFEAEVLAQRELAPATERHYELVFTEWRDYMARQGRHPACPNVEHVEAFIEWQTAAESEGGKGNVNRTATEKLRKLNHAYRYWQQDATFPHPDGYNPIYLARARVPLPVTKEKEHRRIPIPELREMMEAVPNLRARTLIALQLKLGLRAGEITNMRLCDVHLDDAEATRYLPEVGTHDRLQEYTNVLYVPTRDERDGNKSSRPRLLPLDAELRAVLNRYLLVRPDNGEPWVFLSLKSHTQMTSQGVNEIWKDAFHPEYAETDEHRSLTSHFGRHRFTTYWRVEQDVNRQLVKYMRGDRTGAYENARGMNAYLHAYFEDIEELYRENIYRLEL; encoded by the coding sequence ATGAGTGACAACTCCGATGATGACATTCGGGATCAGCGTCGGGAACTGGCAGCAGCCTTCGAGCAGCCCGTCGACCCACTTGCAGAGGCTGCTGCTGTGTTCGAGGAAACTGAAATTGACCCGTTCGAACTCTTCGAAGCGGAAGTACTCGCCCAGCGCGAGCTTGCTCCCGCAACTGAGCGCCATTACGAGCTGGTCTTCACAGAGTGGAGAGACTACATGGCCAGACAGGGGCGTCATCCTGCCTGTCCGAATGTCGAACACGTCGAGGCGTTTATCGAGTGGCAGACTGCAGCCGAGTCGGAGGGAGGAAAGGGAAACGTCAATCGGACGGCCACGGAGAAACTCCGCAAACTGAACCACGCGTATCGGTACTGGCAACAGGACGCAACCTTCCCCCATCCGGATGGGTATAACCCGATTTACCTCGCCAGAGCACGGGTTCCACTCCCGGTCACAAAGGAAAAGGAGCATCGCAGAATTCCCATTCCGGAGTTACGGGAGATGATGGAGGCAGTCCCGAATCTTCGGGCACGGACGCTGATCGCACTTCAACTGAAACTCGGACTTCGCGCAGGTGAGATTACGAACATGCGACTGTGCGACGTCCATCTGGACGACGCTGAAGCCACACGGTATCTTCCCGAGGTGGGAACACACGACCGTCTGCAGGAGTATACGAACGTTCTGTACGTTCCGACGAGAGATGAGCGGGATGGGAACAAGTCCAGTCGCCCTCGATTACTCCCGCTCGATGCGGAACTGCGAGCGGTGCTGAATCGCTATCTCCTCGTTCGCCCGGACAATGGGGAACCGTGGGTATTCCTCTCGTTGAAGAGCCACACACAGATGACCAGCCAGGGTGTCAACGAGATCTGGAAGGATGCCTTCCATCCCGAGTACGCTGAGACGGACGAGCATCGTTCGTTGACGAGTCATTTCGGACGGCACCGATTTACGACCTACTGGCGGGTCGAACAGGACGTGAATCGGCAGTTGGTGAAATACATGCGTGGTGATCGAACCGGCGCGTATGAAAACGCCCGCGGGATGAACGCCTATCTTCACGCATACTTCGAAGATATCGAGGAGCTATACCGAGAGAACATCTACCGACTCGAACTATAG
- a CDS encoding bacterio-opsin activator domain-containing protein, producing MGSSPPVLNSSTVLLVGTNDWITHFAATLETRTGATVHSVGTKAEAIDIVRKGTSDCLISDYSLEETTGLELLREIREETTALPVLLGTAAGNETIASEAIEAGVTDYIALTDPPEGMTDELIERTERAVRSAQRSDTQRERARQFDAIFSDSRTATWVLDPDGSLARVNETAREMVDEDVETIVGEPFWTLPWWAEAGATNADIRHIVENALGGTFGNAVVQQPSHVEDPRVIDLSVRPVENERGDLVSIVVDGVDITQRVDLERDLRQSEELHRVTLNNMTDTVLITDESGEYTYVCPNVHFIFGYTADEIHEQGTIDDLLGEDLFDRDELAAGGVLKNIETTATDKAGREHTLLVNVREVSIQDGTLLFSCRDITKRKQREEALATLQGTARDFLYAETHQEIAQHVVDDTSGVLNLDASAVYLFDADANDLRPTAQTATMKELNGPLPTVHADGTTLPSYSFVEDKALFFDDVHEADRLDNRATDLRSATYIPLGNHGVFVAGSDQVGVFDDVTRELADLLAATAEAALDRVTRESRLREQDRTLQQQNEQLTSLNRINETIREIDQALVQAETREEVNHTVCELLTADDRFRFAWIGTVDPTTDSVDPRAWAGSEQGYLDSQSFATEGSGTEPAGQAAATGDVTIVRNVAAGLRDEPWRKDALARDYLSLLSIPLMYNDLTHGILTVYAPTQDAFDDTTKAVLAELGETIASALSAIERKNALLTTSMTRIEFAIDDPAFVLSRLAQDAACTLSYQGGVRQSTEGSYVFVTVEGESLDNVTEVASQLNAIDDVQQISTDGDGGVLRLRLTQPFLALELADHGAVFREATADPTTTTLVIDIPDSIDVRTITHLVRETFSTVELRAKQTLDQTVEHDLHSTFLEKLTERQLEVIQTAYYSGYFESPRERTGEEVAETLDISPPAFYTHARTVQRKLFATLFEENSVPIAAAAGRVE from the coding sequence ATGGGTTCATCTCCCCCCGTTCTCAATTCGTCGACGGTGCTGCTCGTCGGAACGAACGACTGGATCACGCACTTCGCAGCGACGCTCGAGACACGGACTGGCGCCACCGTACATTCGGTTGGAACCAAGGCGGAGGCAATTGACATCGTCCGGAAGGGGACCTCAGACTGTCTCATCAGCGACTACTCGCTTGAAGAGACGACCGGACTCGAACTCCTCAGAGAGATCCGCGAGGAAACGACTGCGCTACCAGTACTACTCGGTACTGCTGCCGGGAATGAAACCATCGCCAGCGAAGCTATCGAAGCAGGTGTCACCGATTACATCGCGCTCACGGACCCGCCAGAAGGGATGACCGATGAACTCATCGAACGAACCGAACGTGCCGTCAGATCCGCACAGCGGTCGGACACCCAACGGGAGCGGGCCAGACAGTTCGACGCGATCTTCAGTGATTCGCGGACCGCGACGTGGGTGCTTGACCCCGATGGCTCACTCGCTCGGGTGAACGAAACAGCACGGGAGATGGTCGATGAAGACGTCGAAACGATCGTCGGCGAGCCATTCTGGACACTTCCGTGGTGGGCAGAGGCTGGTGCGACGAACGCAGACATTCGACACATCGTGGAGAACGCACTCGGCGGAACGTTCGGCAACGCGGTCGTCCAGCAGCCATCACACGTCGAGGACCCGCGCGTCATCGATCTGTCCGTGCGACCGGTCGAGAACGAACGCGGGGATCTGGTCTCGATCGTCGTCGATGGTGTCGACATTACTCAGCGCGTTGACCTCGAACGCGATCTCCGTCAGTCAGAGGAACTCCATCGCGTCACGCTCAACAATATGACAGACACCGTCCTCATCACGGACGAATCCGGCGAGTACACCTACGTCTGTCCAAACGTCCACTTCATCTTCGGCTACACAGCTGACGAGATTCACGAGCAGGGGACAATCGACGACCTCCTCGGTGAAGATCTGTTCGACCGTGACGAACTCGCGGCTGGCGGCGTCCTCAAGAACATCGAAACCACGGCAACGGACAAAGCGGGTCGCGAACACACGCTCCTCGTTAACGTTCGAGAGGTCTCGATTCAGGACGGAACGCTCCTCTTCAGCTGTCGGGATATTACGAAACGAAAGCAACGTGAGGAGGCGCTTGCAACCCTCCAGGGAACCGCTCGGGATTTCCTCTATGCCGAGACTCACCAGGAAATCGCCCAGCACGTCGTCGACGATACATCCGGCGTCCTCAATTTGGATGCAAGTGCGGTCTATCTCTTCGATGCCGATGCCAACGACCTTCGCCCTACTGCACAGACGGCGACGATGAAAGAACTCAATGGACCGCTTCCAACCGTTCACGCCGACGGCACGACCCTTCCGAGTTATAGCTTCGTCGAGGACAAAGCGCTATTCTTCGATGATGTCCACGAAGCAGACCGGCTCGATAACCGGGCGACTGACCTTCGCAGTGCGACCTACATCCCGCTTGGCAACCACGGCGTGTTCGTCGCTGGCTCGGATCAGGTTGGCGTCTTCGACGATGTGACGCGGGAACTGGCCGATCTGCTCGCGGCAACCGCCGAAGCAGCGCTCGACCGCGTTACGCGGGAATCCCGACTCCGCGAACAGGACCGTACACTCCAGCAGCAGAACGAACAGCTCACCTCCCTGAATCGCATCAACGAGACGATTCGAGAGATCGATCAAGCACTCGTCCAAGCCGAGACGCGGGAGGAGGTCAACCATACAGTCTGCGAGCTGCTGACTGCCGATGACCGGTTCAGGTTCGCCTGGATCGGCACGGTTGATCCGACGACCGATAGTGTCGACCCACGGGCCTGGGCAGGAAGCGAACAGGGATACCTGGATAGCCAGTCGTTCGCCACCGAGGGATCAGGGACAGAGCCAGCCGGACAAGCAGCGGCGACTGGCGACGTGACGATCGTGAGGAACGTCGCCGCAGGACTCCGCGACGAACCGTGGCGGAAGGACGCACTCGCTCGCGACTATCTTTCCCTATTGAGCATCCCCCTCATGTACAACGACCTCACGCACGGCATCTTGACGGTCTACGCTCCGACGCAAGACGCGTTCGATGACACGACGAAGGCCGTCCTTGCCGAACTTGGCGAGACCATCGCATCCGCACTCAGTGCGATCGAGCGGAAGAATGCGCTACTCACGACATCGATGACGCGTATCGAGTTCGCCATCGATGATCCGGCGTTCGTCCTCTCACGGCTGGCACAGGACGCAGCGTGCACACTCTCATATCAGGGCGGAGTCCGGCAATCCACAGAGGGAAGTTACGTGTTCGTCACCGTCGAAGGTGAATCTCTGGATAACGTCACAGAAGTCGCCTCGCAGCTGAACGCCATCGATGACGTCCAACAGATCAGTACTGATGGGGACGGCGGTGTCTTGCGTCTCCGCCTCACTCAGCCGTTTCTCGCCCTGGAATTGGCCGATCACGGGGCCGTCTTCCGTGAGGCGACCGCTGATCCGACCACGACGACACTCGTCATCGATATTCCGGACAGTATTGATGTCCGGACGATCACCCACCTCGTCCGTGAGACGTTCTCTACTGTAGAACTTCGCGCCAAACAGACGCTCGATCAGACCGTAGAACACGACCTCCACTCGACGTTCCTCGAAAAGCTGACCGAGCGACAACTGGAAGTGATCCAGACGGCATACTACAGTGGGTATTTCGAGTCGCCACGCGAGCGTACCGGTGAGGAGGTTGCGGAGACGCTCGATATCTCGCCACCTGCGTTCTATACGCACGCTCGGACGGTCCAGCGCAAATTGTTTGCGACACTTTTTGAGGAAAACAGCGTCCCCATCGCGGCCGCTGCTGGAAGGGTTGAATAA